The genomic segment TAGCTGCTTTGATGCCTTGTATGCTTCCCTCGGTGTTCATCTCATCAATAAAGAACAGCCACAAGGATAGGCAGCTGATGTAGCATGACAACAATTGAATGGTACTAAAACTCAGAATgtaacaaataaatgaagatatCATGAAGTAATGTGATCATATTTCATCACCCACTACAGTAAGAACAGGAATTAATAAAATCTATTAAACTTTATAAAACCAATATTCACATAAAGAAGTGCTTCATAACCACCAATGCATGAAATGGAGAGCACAGAGCCACTCGCCTGCCAGGGTAAGTGTACCAAAATGCCTTTGAACACCGCCGGCAACCCGATGCCGGACCCCTAATATAGGACTCCATCGGTGTAGAAAATATCACATCAAAGTCTTGCACTGGACAAGAGGTACAAAAAAAGCCTTACTTATAACACTAACCCAATGGTTGTCGGCCTTACATCAACAACATCGAAGGGAAGAAACAAATGAACGTCAATTAGCCCCGAAGGACTCACTGCTGAAGCAGGACAAGGTGTGGAGAAAATACTTATGACACCTTACGCTATGAAGTTGAAAGGACTCACTCTTGACTCGGTTTACTGGCTCACACTGCGTTATATAAAAAGGGACTCGGAACACTGAGCGGGAATCAAGCACACAAGCAAACACTTTACAGGGgatggggggggtggggggcacCGGGTCCTGACCAGTACAAAAACTAAATGACTAGTGAATAGCTTGAGTCTGCGGTGACGTGTGCACCCCCGCAATGAGCACCCTGCTAGGTTTGTCCCCTCAGTAGTGCACCCCGTCACGTGTACGTCCCATTAAGAGTGTGCACGTACTAATAATTGTCCATTGCgttacatacatacgtacatacacatttGGCTAGGTACACATGGCCGAGGTGTTCACTCCCGTGTGAGTACGAGTACACCCTGCGGCGTGGAATGTTCGCTGGCCGCCAGGTGTAACACAAACCTATACAAGTGCACACAGATTATGCCTAAAATAGTTAGTCTCTAGGTAAAAGGACATAGAAAAGCTACTGCTATGAACACACTCGGCTTCCCTATCGTGTCTAGGCCGCCCTGACCACCCAACCCGCCCGGCCTGAGGGTAGGATCCCTTGCTGCGGCAGGAGGCGATGATTCTCCTTCCCTAAtctagcctcctcctccacatgtaAGGCCCGCCCCTCTCCCTGTGTGTCACCTGCGGCCTCAGCGTGCTCTTTCCGCCACCTACAGGAAAAACTCGGAACCATCAAAGGTGGAGTTTTCCGTTTGcagctttcttttttatcttaagAAGCcactattgatatttttttttattttttatgaaataATGGTTTAGATATAGTTTGTGTCAGGTGTTTCTGGTATTACGATACACACTTTCGTTTCTACTTTTCAAACTtcactttttctattttcctttccttttcttcgatatctttgtgtttcttcttgcTGTCATCATTCtttgcatctttctttttctttttcttgtttgtagATGAATTCGTTTTCGTttgtcccttccctcctcctcctcctcccttttccgtATATCAGATGAAGCTGTTGAGTTGCTGGTGGAATGCGGCCAGGTAGTCTAGGATGAGCTTAGCGTGGGGTCGGTCGTGGGGATGGATGGCCCAGCAGAAAGCCATCACTTTGTACAAGTCGTCAGGGCAGTTAAGAGGCTGAGCAAGTCTGTAGCCGTCACGCAGGTATTCGGCCATCTCACACGCTGCCACCTCCACGTAGGGCTGCTGTGCCAGGGTGGTCAGCTCCCACAACAACACACCGTAGGACCACTGGCGAAGAGAGGACGAGGTGTGTCAAGAGAGGACGAGGTGTGTCAAGAAAAGAAGAGTCGtgtcaagaaaagaagaggcgtctcaagaaaggaagaggtgtgtcaagaaaggaagaggcgtgttaagagaagatgagacgtgtcaagaaaagaagagtcgtgtcaagaaaagaagaggcgtgtcaagaaaagaagaggcgtgtcaagaaaggaagaggcgTGTCAAGAGAGGACGAGACGTGTCAAGAGGCAAGTGTTTGAAGCAAACAAAATTTTATCTGTTCATTCATGGTATTTATCAAGCCTATTTGTCGAGATCTATATGATGAGACTGAAACACAGAGCCATAGTTAGATGTGTTCATTCAGTTCTGGGTGTGAATCGAACGCCGTCTGACTCACCACGTCGCTGGAGGTGGAGATGACGCGGTCCGTAATGACTTCATAGGCCATCCACTTGATAGGTCTGGCTAACTCTGCGCCGGCTGACTCGTAGTCCGAGGGGAAGAGGTCACGGGAGAGAGCGGCATCTGTGATCCGCAGCTGTAATTTTTCGCTCACCCTGTGAAAAAGAATCAGAAGGCGAATGGTTCAAATGGATATCAGATAAGCAACAAGCATCCATCATGGCAAGATATTATCTTCTCAACAGCTGAAAGAGAAGGCGAAGCTGACACAAGACACAagagacactcacacacagttCCTGGCAGCGACATCCCCGTGCAGAACATTTGCCGTGTGGAGGAAAGCCAGCCCGTGGGCAGCCTGCACTGCCAACTCAACCAGCTCTGCCGCGCGCAGGTGTCCCCCGCGGTGCTCCTGCAGGTACCTGGcgcaggggagagggagaagtgacGCTAAAGACAAGTACTCATTTTTAAGTTGCTGTGGCTCTTTGTAAAACCCTACCACTATTGTGAATTAGATAATACATTCCATTAAATCTAAGCAGAAAATAAGTGATATTACTGGTGAACTAAAGAACTAAATATTCAAAAATATCAGTCTAGATACTGGTAAGGATAAATACTTATCAAAACTCTGCGGGTACTTACTGCTTGAGATTTTGGTACCCGTGGAAGGGGtagatgaggaagggagaacTGTTGTCTGCGAAGGAGATGCCGACCATAGTGAGGACGTTTCTGTGGTAGAGATTGAACAAGTGCGTGCCCTCCCGGTAGAGTGCCACCACCTCGTCGTGCGGGGCGCCCTCTGTCACCGTCTTAATGAGCACCTGCTGGTCCTGTTCTGGACGGTCGCGTTGAATCCATCCTCGGAACACTCTTCCAAAGGAGCCTTCATGTGCCACGGCTGTAAGACGCACCCTTTGCCTCTCAACCTGGCAGGGACAAAGACAAAAGACGGTTGGACACGTGTGACACAAACTTCTGAGGACTTAAGAGTTACGAAGGTAcaggaaggggggaaaaaaaactataattggGCGAAATTctagagggaaagggaagagggagcgaataatgatgaggaaaagaggtAGTCAAGAGCTTCAAGGACTTGGAGCAATAGATatagaaagagaagtaaataaCATCAAAAGGCGAGGAAACAGATAATAATGGAACGGGGGAAGAAAGTCATaacagaaggggaggaaggaagcgacAAATTAAGAGAGgagacagaagggaaggagtagTAATTAAGGAGCaataaagaagagggaatgagagacgAAGGGGCGATCAATGGGGAGATAAGCAGAAGCGAGAAACCCAGTGAACGAGATAATCTAAACGTCCCAAAGAGAGCATTAGGGTAATCTGCAACCTTAAATCTGGAAAAAGACCGATTACAGACGCCAACTCAAAATCGTAAAACTTTAGTGTCCAAAGAATCCCGTAAATGCTGATAACCTTTCTGTCCATATGTGGAGTTGGGTAAGGAGCTGAACACACTCacaaaagatataaaaagaaaatttaatttGCGTGAAGATATCTAATTTTCCACTTCACAAATCAAGCGCTGCACTGAAGACAATAAAAAAGccattttgttttaaattcGCAAATAAAgaggtttaaaagaggagagatatTGTTAGTGAATGAATGCTTCTTGCGCTACAACAATAGACAATAGACAGAAAAGGATTGAGAAAGTGTGCAAAACTCAAATAGCAAGCGGTTGTCTGACTGTTCTGCCGTTTAGAGGGAGTCCGCATTGAGAGACCGAGCCTAACCTGTGTAACCTTTCCAATAGTGGGTTGTGACTCGCTACCTTATGTGAGGACCGCGACACCGGCCTCTTGGAATTGAAATGGTAGTGTTCATCAGCCAGAAGTGACCTTTACTCACCTCCATCTGTCGGAACCTCTCCTGGAGCTCGGCAGCGGACGGGTCGACGATCACCTCCGACCTACTAAGGGAGCTGGACGACTGACAAGTATCTCTACTGCCGCTGTCTCTGCTGGCATCACATGCGTCCCTGCTACCGCTCTCCCTACTGCACTGGGTGAGAGAGACGGTTGTGGACACCTGGTTGTGGGCGTGGGCGGGTGTAAGGGGCGTGAGGGGCGTGATGGGAGTAGTGAGTTTCCTGAGGGAGGCGTAGGAATTGATGGTGattgaggagggaagggtgtaggtgttgttgttgggagTGGCGGCGCGAAGCAGTGTCGAGTTAGTCATGGGACGAGCCTTCACCCCGAGGTCGTTCACGCTGGCAGGGAAAGAAACGTATTCATTTGTAGACAAACTGGCTCATATTGaccaataaaataacagaaTGGTAACTTGGAAGTGGTGAAAGAAAGCAGGGCGGGCAGGGCAGGCGAATGGTGGACTGCCCCGGAATAGTAGTGAAGCAGAATAATGAGTACAAAAGATTCAAAACAGATTTGTCTTGCACTTAAACCACAGACTGATGACGACAATAAATCACATatactgatggtgatgatgacgatgactatgatgatgatgacaatcaCAACAGCAGAAATGCAACAATAACGATGATAGATTACCTGCACTGTATAAGAGAAGAactgaaaacaatgaaacagcTCAGAAAATAATGTcgaaaataatactaataacaataagtaCAGCAGCAACATTACTCACTCTAGAATCCTGTGGTCGCGATCCCTcttaagcctcctcctcctgacataCGCAGCGAGACCGATGATGGTGAGGACGAGGGTGAGGCCAGCCAGGGAGGGCACCACGTAATAAGCCACGGGCATGGACACCTCGCCGCCTCGTTCTCCCGGCGGGCCGAGATGCGGGGCGTACGTCTCGGCTGACTGACCTgcgggtggggggggggggggaggcgagggacgtGAGTACAGGTTGCAAAATTGGTATACAGAGCAGGAGGATGTGAGGAGGGGTCGGAATTATGACTCATATAAAGAAGACTATGACCTGAGGCTGTAGGGACGGAGGGTGTGAGTACAGGTCGGGACTGACTCACAtgcataaagaaaaggaaggtgttCATCAGGTGTACATCTTCAGGTATGCAGTGCTAATCATGTTCATCCGATAAGGGGGTCCTCTGCTAATTTACGAGGCATGGTGTATTCTTTAAGCTCATTAATTCAAGACTTATCGATGACCAGGACTGCAGAATGTTCATTACTGCCAACA from the Scylla paramamosain isolate STU-SP2022 chromosome 5, ASM3559412v1, whole genome shotgun sequence genome contains:
- the LOC135100961 gene encoding tyrosine-protein kinase Dnt-like, encoding MRDRKAVREPNPYVFEGYARGLTAELYYVREGVVNDYALNWRVPVAANVHRLYFKWQALTKKPVLYNMAIWTNETEPPGPSPMAPPSVNVSLTGTVPTEPLTFRLDLPCLGIRSAEVDVILNINVTSPRPRQPPTVLYFMRRKICLEGQSAETYAPHLGPPGERGGEVSMPVAYYVVPSLAGLTLVLTIIGLAAYVRRRRLKRDRDHRILDVNDLGVKARPMTNSTLLRAATPNNNTYTLPSSITINSYASLRKLTTPITPLTPLTPAHAHNQVSTTVSLTQCSRESGSRDACDASRDSGSRDTCQSSSSLSRSEVIVDPSAAELQERFRQMEVERQRVRLTAVAHEGSFGRVFRGWIQRDRPEQDQQVLIKTVTEGAPHDEVVALYREGTHLFNLYHRNVLTMVGISFADNSSPFLIYPFHGYQNLKQYLQEHRGGHLRAAELVELAVQAAHGLAFLHTANVLHGDVAARNCVVSEKLQLRITDAALSRDLFPSDYESAGAELARPIKWMAYEVITDRVISTSSDVWSYGVLLWELTTLAQQPYVEVAACEMAEYLRDGYRLAQPLNCPDDLYKVMAFCWAIHPHDRPHAKLILDYLAAFHQQLNSFI